The following coding sequences lie in one Lacerta agilis isolate rLacAgi1 chromosome 4, rLacAgi1.pri, whole genome shotgun sequence genomic window:
- the LOC117045925 gene encoding regucalcin-like, with translation MSSVKVESVVQHNCKLGESPVWEEKESSLLFVDITDKKVYRWNSLTKELHSVSVGAPVSCVCLRKSGDYIITLGTQFAALNWKNKSVTSIKHVDLDKSNNRFNDGKVDPAGRLFAGTMGEEIRPAVLERQQGSLYTLFPDHSVVKHFDKVDISNGLDWSLDHRTFYYIDSLSFSVDAFDYDLQTGKLSNRRSVYKMEKEESIPDGMCIDSDGKLWVACYNGGRVIRIDPETGKRLQTVKLPVAETTSCSFGGNDYSELYVTSASQGLDEASLSGQPKAGNVFKITGLGVKGIPPNSYAG, from the exons ATGTCCTCTGTAAAAGTTGAGTCCGTTGTGCAGCACAACTGCAAACTTGGAGAATCACCCGtttgggaggaaaaggaaagttCGCTTCTCTTTGTGGATATAACTGACAAAAAGGTCTACCGATGGAATTCCCTTACCAAGGAACTGCATAGTGTTTCTGTAG GTGCTCCAGTGAGTTGTGTGTGTCTTCGCAAATCTGGTGATTACATTATTACCCTGGGAACCCAGTTTGCAGCtttaaactggaaaaataagTCAGTAACCAGCATTAAGCATGTTGACTTGGATAAATCCAATAACCGGTTCAATGATGGGAAAGTGGATCCTGCAGGAAGACTGTTTGCAG gtacaatgggagaggagatTCGGCCGGCAGTGCTAGAGAGGCAGCAAGGTTCCCTCTATACCCTCTTTCCCGATCACTCGGTAGTGAAACACTTTGACAAAGTGGACATCTCCAACGGTTTGGATTGGTCGCTGGATCACAGAACCTTCTATTACATCGACAGCCTTTCATTCTCGGTGGATGCCTTCGACTATGACCTGCAAACCGGAAAGCTCT CTAACCGAAGGAGCGTTTACAAGATGGAAAAGGAAGAGAGTATCCCTGACGGGATGTGCATTGATTCTGATGGAAAGCTCTGGGTGGCTTGTTACAATGGAGGAAGAGTGATCCGTATAGACCCTGAGACAG GAAAACGTCTCCAGACCGTGAAGCTGCCTGTTGCTGAAACTACTTCCTGCAGTTTTGGTGGAAATGATTATTCAGAGCTGTACGTCACATCTGCTAGCCAAGGATTGGATGAGGCCTCACTGTCAGGGCAGCCAAAAGCTGGCAACGTTTTCAAG ATTACTGGCCTCGGGGTGAAAGGAATCCCACCAAATTCATATGCGGGCTAA